Proteins from a single region of Amorphus orientalis:
- a CDS encoding LysR family transcriptional regulator translates to MADLNYHHLRYFQIVAHEGHLTRAAARLNVSQSALSSQIRQLEARLGQPLFERRGRALHLTEAGRIALDHADRIFEAGSDLLSVLSQASVARRPLRVGAIATLSRNFQLNFLKPALAQPDTEVILRSGSRSELLEALEMLHLDLVLTNRPPETDGPTPFIVHRLAEQSVGLIGVPSLDRPDASLLDRLQTSPLILPSRSSGLRTGFDALVNRLGAEPKVAAEVDDMAMARLLAREGIGLAVIPPIVVRDELASGALVEIEQLPEISEVFFAVMIRRTYQHPILPELMDRFELGPERS, encoded by the coding sequence ATGGCCGACCTCAACTATCACCATCTCCGTTATTTCCAGATCGTCGCGCATGAGGGCCACCTTACGCGGGCCGCGGCCCGGCTGAATGTGTCGCAGTCCGCTCTGTCGTCCCAGATCCGGCAGCTCGAAGCGCGCCTCGGTCAGCCGCTCTTCGAGCGCCGCGGGCGGGCCCTCCATCTGACCGAGGCCGGCCGGATCGCGCTGGATCACGCGGATCGCATCTTCGAGGCGGGCAGCGACCTGCTGTCGGTCCTGAGCCAGGCATCGGTGGCCCGGCGCCCGCTGAGGGTGGGCGCGATCGCGACGCTCTCGCGCAACTTCCAGCTCAATTTCCTGAAGCCCGCGCTCGCCCAGCCTGATACCGAAGTCATCCTGCGCTCCGGCAGCCGCAGCGAACTGCTGGAGGCGCTGGAGATGCTGCATCTGGATCTGGTGCTGACCAACCGTCCGCCCGAGACGGACGGTCCGACACCGTTCATCGTCCATCGACTGGCGGAGCAATCGGTCGGCCTCATCGGCGTCCCGTCCCTCGACCGTCCCGATGCATCGCTTCTGGACCGCCTGCAGACGTCACCGCTCATCCTCCCGTCCCGCTCCAGCGGCCTGCGCACCGGCTTCGACGCACTCGTCAATCGCCTGGGCGCAGAACCGAAGGTCGCCGCCGAGGTGGACGACATGGCCATGGCCCGTCTTCTTGCGCGCGAGGGCATCGGACTGGCGGTGATCCCGCCGATCGTGGTGAGGGACGAGCTCGCAAGCGGCGCGCTGGTCGAGATCGAGCAGCTGCCCGAGATCAGCGAAGTGTTCTTCGCGGTCATGATCCGCCGGACCTACCAGCATCCGATCCTGCCGGAGCTGATGGACCGGTTCGAACTCGGGCCCGAGCGGTCCTGA
- the trkA gene encoding Trk system potassium transporter TrkA, whose translation MRIVICGAGQVGFGIAEKLAAEENDVSVIDTSPRLVGIIRDTLDVRGVVGYGSHPDVLSQAGAEDADMLIAVTQADEVNMVACQVAHTLFSVPTKIARVRAQSYLQPHYQDLFARDHLPIDVIISPEIEVGETVLRRMSLPGAVETVRFADGDVIVVGILCNEDCPVIDTPLRQLTELFPDLGAVVTGIFRNGRLFVPQSDDTVMVGDLVYVVARLDQVRRTLGIFGHDEPEARRVVIAGGGHIGAYVARELERRKPNVKVKIIEQSRQRAVEIADELRRTVILHGSALDQEILREADIEDSDVLVALTNDDQANIIAGVMAKTLGCKRNLSLINNASYPAFAHALGIDAYVNPRAVTISRVLRHVRRGRIRSVHSLQNGAAEVIEAEALETSSLVGRPIRDLDLPDGIRIGAIYRRKGAITPRGDTQIMAHDRVVIFALAERVRQVEQMFRVSLEFF comes from the coding sequence ATGCGCATCGTCATTTGTGGTGCCGGACAGGTCGGCTTCGGCATCGCGGAGAAGCTGGCGGCGGAGGAGAACGACGTCTCCGTGATCGACACCTCTCCGCGTCTGGTCGGCATCATCCGCGACACGCTCGATGTCCGCGGCGTGGTCGGCTACGGCTCGCATCCGGACGTCCTGAGCCAGGCCGGCGCGGAAGACGCCGACATGCTGATCGCGGTGACCCAGGCCGACGAAGTGAACATGGTCGCTTGCCAGGTCGCCCATACGCTGTTTTCGGTGCCGACCAAGATCGCGCGGGTGAGGGCGCAGAGCTACCTGCAGCCTCACTACCAGGATCTGTTCGCCCGCGACCATCTGCCGATCGATGTGATCATCTCGCCCGAGATCGAGGTCGGCGAAACCGTGCTGAGGCGCATGTCGCTCCCCGGTGCGGTGGAGACGGTCCGGTTCGCGGACGGCGATGTCATCGTCGTCGGCATTCTCTGCAACGAGGACTGCCCGGTCATCGATACGCCGCTTCGCCAGCTGACCGAGCTGTTTCCGGACCTCGGCGCGGTTGTGACCGGCATCTTCCGCAACGGGCGGCTCTTCGTTCCCCAGAGCGACGACACGGTGATGGTCGGCGATCTGGTCTATGTGGTGGCCCGGCTGGATCAGGTCCGGCGCACGCTCGGCATCTTCGGCCACGACGAGCCGGAGGCCCGTCGTGTTGTGATCGCCGGCGGCGGACACATCGGCGCCTATGTCGCGCGCGAACTGGAACGGCGGAAGCCGAACGTCAAGGTCAAGATCATCGAACAGTCGCGCCAGCGCGCCGTCGAAATCGCGGACGAACTCAGGCGCACGGTCATCCTGCACGGCTCCGCGCTCGATCAGGAGATCCTCCGGGAGGCCGACATCGAGGACAGCGACGTCCTGGTGGCGCTCACCAACGACGACCAGGCGAACATCATTGCCGGCGTCATGGCCAAGACGCTGGGCTGCAAACGCAATCTGAGCCTGATCAACAATGCCAGCTACCCGGCGTTCGCCCATGCGCTCGGCATCGACGCCTATGTGAACCCGCGCGCGGTGACGATTTCCCGGGTTCTGCGCCATGTGCGCCGTGGTCGCATCCGGTCGGTCCATTCCTTGCAGAACGGTGCTGCGGAAGTCATCGAGGCCGAAGCGCTGGAGACCTCGTCCCTCGTCGGACGGCCGATCCGCGATCTGGACCTGCCGGACGGCATCCGGATCGGCGCGATCTATCGCCGGAAGGGAGCCATCACTCCGCGCGGCGATACCCAGATCATGGCCCACGACCGGGTCGTCATCTTCGCGCTGGCGGAACGGGTTCGCCAAGTCGAACAGATGTTCCGGGTGAGCCTCGAATTCTTCTGA
- a CDS encoding SDR family NAD(P)-dependent oxidoreductase — translation MDFGISNKVAVVTGGATGIGRAIADQLHAEGAIVIINGRSQEKLDAACAEIGPNAHGVVADLMTSEGPQRLADFANGFGPVDFLINNVGIFDVNNFFEVSDERWFDYFDHNVMTAVRITRIVMKDMLERNAGSIVFISSEAAVRSIGYMVPYSVTKSATLGLSRSLAELTRGTKVRVNSYMPGTTATESVQSYFASLAEEQSKSMDQFLADFYDTVQPSNLTRTLIDPAMHGRGVLQLMTNTAMNGVCHRADGGTVRSIFG, via the coding sequence ATGGACTTCGGAATTTCCAACAAGGTCGCGGTCGTCACCGGCGGCGCCACGGGCATCGGCCGGGCCATCGCGGACCAACTCCACGCCGAAGGCGCGATCGTCATTATCAACGGCCGCAGCCAGGAGAAGCTCGATGCAGCCTGCGCCGAGATCGGGCCGAACGCACACGGCGTGGTCGCCGACCTCATGACCTCGGAGGGACCTCAGCGCCTGGCGGATTTTGCCAACGGCTTCGGGCCGGTGGATTTTCTGATCAACAATGTCGGCATTTTCGACGTCAACAACTTCTTCGAAGTCAGCGACGAGCGGTGGTTCGACTATTTCGACCACAACGTCATGACGGCGGTCCGCATCACCCGCATCGTGATGAAGGATATGCTGGAGCGGAATGCAGGGTCGATCGTTTTCATTTCCTCCGAGGCCGCGGTCCGCTCGATCGGTTACATGGTCCCCTACTCGGTGACGAAGTCGGCGACCCTCGGGCTCAGCCGCTCGCTCGCCGAGCTGACGCGCGGCACGAAGGTTCGGGTCAACAGCTACATGCCGGGGACCACGGCGACGGAGTCCGTCCAGAGCTATTTCGCCTCGCTCGCCGAGGAGCAGAGCAAGTCGATGGATCAGTTCCTCGCCGACTTCTATGACACTGTACAGCCGTCCAACCTGACGCGGACGCTGATCGACCCGGCGATGCACGGGCGTGGCGTCCTCCAGCTGATGACCAACACCGCCATGAACGGGGTCTGTCACCGGGCAGACGGCGGCACGGTCCGGTCGATCTTCGGCTGA
- the ntrX gene encoding nitrogen assimilation response regulator NtrX, giving the protein MATDILIVDDERDIRELIAGILDDEGFEARTAAHSDEALAEIAARKPSLLFLDIWLQGSRLDGLALLDVIKEQHPSLPVVIISGHGNIETAVSAIKRGAYDYIEKPLKADRLILAAERALEASQLRREIADLKARAGEATELIGNSNAMAALRTMIERVAPTNSRILLTGPSGAGKELVARSIHGSSQRANGPFVILNAATITPDRVEEALFGTESSNGGSRAVGALEEAHGGTLYLDEIADMPLETQGRILRVLVDQTFLRVGGSTRVHVDVRIISSSARDLQNEIENGRVREDLFHRLSVVPIRVPSLAERRDDIPVLVDHFMRQIAASAGLPLRIIGDDAMAVLQAHDWPGNIRQLKNNIERLLILTRDQDPNDPVSADLLPSEVGALVPPLSSGQGGEHFMALPLRDAREIFERDYLKAQINRFGGNISRTAEFVGMERSALHRKLKSLGIA; this is encoded by the coding sequence ATGGCCACCGACATCCTCATCGTCGACGACGAACGGGACATCCGTGAACTCATCGCCGGCATCCTGGACGACGAGGGATTCGAGGCGCGCACCGCGGCGCACTCCGACGAGGCGCTGGCGGAGATCGCCGCCCGCAAGCCGAGTCTGCTGTTCCTCGACATATGGCTGCAGGGAAGCCGGCTGGACGGCCTGGCGCTGCTCGATGTGATCAAGGAGCAGCATCCCTCTCTGCCGGTGGTGATCATCTCCGGCCACGGCAACATCGAGACCGCCGTATCGGCGATCAAGCGCGGCGCCTACGACTATATCGAGAAGCCACTCAAGGCGGATCGCCTGATCCTCGCCGCCGAACGCGCGCTCGAAGCCTCCCAGCTCCGACGCGAAATCGCGGATCTGAAGGCACGGGCGGGAGAGGCGACCGAGCTGATCGGCAATTCGAATGCCATGGCCGCCCTGCGCACGATGATCGAGCGCGTGGCTCCGACGAACAGCCGGATCCTTCTCACCGGGCCGTCCGGTGCGGGCAAGGAACTGGTCGCCCGATCCATTCACGGCTCTTCCCAGCGTGCGAACGGTCCGTTCGTGATCCTGAATGCGGCCACCATAACGCCGGATCGGGTCGAGGAGGCCCTGTTCGGCACGGAATCGTCCAACGGCGGAAGCCGGGCCGTCGGAGCCCTCGAGGAAGCCCACGGCGGGACCCTCTATCTCGACGAGATCGCCGACATGCCGCTGGAGACCCAGGGCCGCATTCTGCGCGTTCTGGTGGATCAGACCTTTCTGCGCGTCGGCGGCTCCACCCGGGTTCACGTCGACGTCCGGATCATATCCTCCAGTGCCCGCGACCTGCAGAACGAGATCGAGAACGGCCGCGTCCGGGAAGACCTGTTCCACCGCCTGAGCGTGGTGCCGATCCGCGTGCCGTCGCTCGCTGAACGCCGGGACGACATTCCGGTTCTGGTCGACCATTTCATGCGCCAGATCGCCGCCAGCGCAGGTCTGCCGCTGCGGATCATCGGCGATGACGCCATGGCCGTGCTGCAGGCCCACGACTGGCCCGGCAACATCCGCCAGCTCAAGAACAACATCGAGCGGCTGCTCATCCTGACGCGGGATCAGGATCCGAACGACCCGGTGTCCGCCGATCTGCTGCCCTCGGAAGTCGGTGCCCTCGTGCCGCCGCTGTCGTCCGGTCAGGGCGGCGAACACTTCATGGCGTTGCCGCTCCGCGATGCGCGCGAGATCTTCGAGCGCGATTATCTCAAGGCTCAGATCAACCGGTTCGGCGGCAACATTTCCCGCACGGCCGAGTTCGTCGGCATGGAACGCTCGGCCCTGCATCGCAAGCTCAAGTCGCTCGGCATCGCCTGA
- the hfq gene encoding RNA chaperone Hfq produces MADRTQNLQDTFLNYVRKNKTPLTIFLVNGVKLQGVVTWFDNFCVLLRRDGHSQLVYKHAISTIMPNQPVQLFDPSDETAGG; encoded by the coding sequence ATGGCCGACCGGACACAAAATCTACAAGACACTTTTCTGAACTATGTCCGCAAGAACAAGACCCCGCTGACAATCTTTCTGGTCAATGGAGTGAAGTTGCAGGGCGTGGTAACCTGGTTCGATAATTTCTGCGTCCTGCTTCGGCGCGACGGGCATTCGCAACTGGTCTACAAGCATGCGATCTCCACGATCATGCCGAACCAGCCGGTGCAGCTGTTCGACCCGAGCGACGAGACCGCCGGAGGCTGA
- the hflX gene encoding GTPase HflX produces the protein MEPRPHDHSPADGSAGPGSADASPTSLRTLVLLPDLKQQHEPRAASGAPPKRSPEARLEEAIGLALAIDLEVVGSWIIPIAAQRPATLFGTGKVEEIKLRITTEEAGLVVVDTSLSPVQQRNLERAWGVKVLDRTALILEIFGERAQTREGALQVELAHLHWQKSRLVRSWTHLERQRGGYGFLGGPGETQIEADRRQIQGRINRLERDLESVRRTRALHRKKRVRRDQPVVALVGYTNAGKSTLFNKLTESGVRAQNLLFATLDPTLRRVALPHGIEIVLSDTVGFISHLPTDLVAAFRATLEEVVEADLILHVRDIAHPDSEAQSADVEATLEAMDVDPHEPGRVIEVWNKVDLLPEQARARMLENTGPDTVAVSALSGSGLDRLLDRIEQRLTSGRHEAELELPAEEGELLAWLYRSTEVLEREDSPDTIRLKVRIPASQSDAFTSKAGAFVLN, from the coding sequence TTGGAACCGCGTCCGCACGATCACTCACCGGCCGACGGATCGGCAGGACCCGGCTCGGCGGATGCGAGTCCCACGTCGCTGCGAACGCTCGTTCTGCTGCCCGACCTGAAGCAGCAGCACGAGCCTCGCGCAGCCTCAGGCGCTCCTCCGAAGCGCTCGCCGGAAGCGCGGCTGGAGGAGGCCATCGGCCTGGCTCTCGCCATCGACCTGGAAGTGGTCGGATCCTGGATCATCCCGATCGCCGCTCAGCGGCCCGCGACCCTGTTCGGAACGGGCAAGGTCGAGGAGATCAAGCTCAGGATCACGACGGAAGAGGCCGGTCTGGTCGTCGTCGACACCAGCCTCTCCCCGGTCCAGCAGCGCAATCTCGAACGCGCCTGGGGCGTCAAGGTGCTCGACCGCACCGCGCTGATCCTGGAAATATTTGGCGAACGCGCCCAGACCCGGGAAGGCGCCCTGCAGGTCGAGCTCGCCCACCTTCACTGGCAGAAGAGCCGCCTTGTCCGCTCCTGGACCCACCTGGAGCGGCAGCGCGGCGGTTACGGGTTCCTGGGCGGGCCGGGCGAAACCCAGATCGAGGCGGACCGCCGCCAGATTCAGGGCCGGATCAACCGTCTGGAGCGGGACCTGGAAAGCGTGCGGCGGACACGGGCGCTGCATCGCAAGAAGCGGGTCCGGCGCGATCAGCCTGTCGTCGCCCTGGTCGGCTACACGAACGCCGGCAAGTCGACCCTCTTCAACAAGCTGACGGAAAGCGGCGTGCGCGCACAGAATCTGTTGTTCGCGACGCTGGACCCGACCCTGCGCCGGGTCGCGCTTCCGCACGGAATCGAAATCGTGCTGTCCGATACCGTGGGCTTCATTTCACATCTTCCCACCGATCTGGTGGCGGCGTTCCGTGCCACGCTGGAGGAGGTGGTCGAAGCCGATCTGATCCTCCACGTGCGGGACATCGCCCATCCCGACAGCGAAGCCCAGTCGGCCGACGTCGAGGCGACGCTGGAAGCCATGGACGTGGACCCGCACGAACCCGGGCGGGTGATCGAGGTCTGGAACAAGGTGGATCTGCTCCCCGAGCAGGCCCGCGCGCGAATGCTGGAAAACACGGGGCCCGATACGGTTGCGGTTTCGGCCCTGTCAGGCTCCGGCCTGGACCGGCTGCTGGATCGTATCGAGCAGCGCCTGACCAGCGGACGGCATGAGGCGGAGCTGGAACTGCCTGCGGAAGAGGGTGAGCTCCTCGCCTGGCTCTACAGATCCACCGAGGTGCTGGAGCGGGAGGATTCCCCCGACACCATCCGCCTCAAGGTCCGCATTCCGGCGAGCCAGTCCGACGCTTTCACAAGCAAGGCGGGCGCATTCGTTTTGAACTGA
- a CDS encoding SDR family oxidoreductase, giving the protein MTDLAGQTVIVTGASRGIGEAAARHLATLGAVVVLAARSADRIEAIAGEIRASGGKAIAMQCDVSRVDDVRHLVEGTVAETGRLDVLVNNAGLIDPIARIADSDPAAWGEVLDANTKGVYYGLRFAIPQMLAQGGGTIINISSGAATGALEGWSHYCASKAAALSLTRVADKEYADQDIRVIGLSPGTVATEMQVQIKASGINPVSRLGPSAHIPPDWVAKAIGWLCGPGGDAYCGTDFSLKTAEARAAVGLPAT; this is encoded by the coding sequence ATGACGGATCTTGCCGGCCAAACCGTGATCGTGACCGGCGCAAGCCGGGGAATCGGCGAGGCGGCCGCGCGCCATCTGGCCACGCTCGGGGCTGTCGTGGTCCTGGCCGCCAGAAGCGCAGACCGGATCGAGGCCATTGCCGGCGAGATTCGGGCGTCCGGTGGCAAGGCGATCGCCATGCAGTGCGACGTTAGCCGTGTCGACGACGTGCGCCACCTTGTCGAGGGGACCGTGGCGGAGACCGGTCGGCTCGACGTTCTCGTCAACAACGCCGGCCTGATCGATCCCATCGCGCGGATCGCCGACAGCGATCCGGCGGCATGGGGCGAAGTTCTCGATGCCAACACCAAGGGCGTCTATTACGGCCTTCGCTTCGCGATCCCGCAGATGCTCGCCCAGGGCGGCGGGACGATCATCAACATCAGTTCCGGTGCTGCGACCGGGGCGCTGGAAGGCTGGAGCCACTATTGCGCCAGCAAGGCGGCCGCGCTGTCCCTGACCCGGGTGGCCGACAAGGAATATGCAGACCAGGACATCCGCGTGATCGGCCTGAGCCCCGGAACGGTGGCGACGGAGATGCAGGTCCAGATCAAGGCGTCCGGCATCAACCCGGTGAGCAGGCTCGGCCCGTCAGCGCACATTCCGCCGGACTGGGTCGCCAAGGCGATCGGATGGCTGTGCGGCCCGGGCGGCGACGCCTATTGCGGGACCGACTTCTCGCTGAAGACGGCCGAAGCCAGGGCAGCCGTCGGCCTGCCCGCGACCTGA
- a CDS encoding sugar phosphate isomerase/epimerase family protein: MEGKLGVHALIFGDDWSAKGAEFTCRSAVEIGYELIELLMFDPFAFDLELTRRVVPAHGLGLRLGMALGPEADISSTDSETAERGEHTVARALEIAAELGAPGVSGITYAAFASYGAGQTETDRRRVAERLSRLDRRAGDLGVKLGLEPVNRYESYMVNTLDQAAALIREVDGRNMFVHMDTFHMNIEEADIAGSIARNAPLLGHAHVAENHRGVVGSGTFDLAGYFRALARADYQGDFVAEGFSGGLVGPDLVAGVRLWRSAYADPVTAARIAFQTMQAAKHAAVAAVRPW; the protein is encoded by the coding sequence ATGGAAGGCAAGCTCGGAGTCCACGCCCTGATATTCGGGGACGACTGGTCCGCAAAGGGAGCCGAGTTCACCTGCCGCTCGGCGGTTGAGATCGGCTACGAACTGATCGAGCTACTGATGTTTGATCCCTTCGCCTTCGACCTGGAGCTCACACGGCGGGTGGTGCCGGCGCACGGGCTGGGGTTGCGCCTGGGCATGGCACTGGGCCCCGAGGCCGACATTTCCTCCACCGATTCCGAAACCGCCGAGCGCGGCGAGCACACCGTCGCCCGGGCGCTGGAAATCGCCGCCGAGCTCGGCGCTCCGGGGGTCAGCGGCATCACTTATGCCGCCTTCGCCAGCTACGGAGCCGGCCAGACCGAGACCGACCGGCGGCGCGTGGCGGAGCGGCTCTCCCGGCTCGACCGGCGCGCCGGCGACCTCGGCGTGAAGCTGGGCCTCGAACCCGTAAATCGCTACGAAAGCTACATGGTCAACACCCTCGACCAGGCCGCCGCTCTCATCCGCGAAGTGGACGGACGGAACATGTTCGTTCACATGGACACGTTCCACATGAACATCGAGGAAGCTGACATTGCCGGGAGCATTGCGCGCAACGCGCCGCTGCTCGGTCACGCCCACGTCGCGGAGAACCATCGCGGTGTCGTGGGCTCCGGCACTTTCGACCTTGCCGGCTATTTTCGAGCGCTGGCGCGCGCCGACTACCAAGGCGATTTCGTTGCCGAAGGCTTTTCGGGCGGCCTGGTCGGGCCCGACCTCGTCGCCGGCGTCCGGCTCTGGCGATCGGCCTATGCCGACCCCGTCACGGCAGCGCGTATCGCGTTTCAGACCATGCAGGCTGCAAAACACGCAGCTGTGGCTGCCGTTAGGCCGTGGTGA
- a CDS encoding D-amino-acid transaminase, translated as MSRFAYVNGRYVRHKEAAVHIEDRGYQFADGIYEVCEVRHGALVDTTRHLDRLDRSLSELQIASPMPRASLVAVMREVVRRNRVRDGMIYIQVSRGVAPRDHLFPPQGTPPALVITARSSSPAKAAKTAEAGVNVITLPDNRWERVDIKSVSLLPNVLAKEAARKAGAKEAWFVDSDGYVTEGSSTNAWIVTAEGALVTRPAEHGILRGITRTAVLDLARREGITVEERPFTVEEAYRAREAFITAATTLVMPVVRIDDHAIGNGKPGSIATELRQRFHEVVETMPV; from the coding sequence ATGAGCCGATTCGCTTACGTTAACGGCCGATATGTCCGTCACAAGGAGGCCGCCGTCCACATCGAGGACCGTGGCTACCAGTTTGCCGACGGCATCTACGAGGTGTGCGAGGTCCGTCACGGAGCACTGGTCGACACCACCCGCCACCTTGATCGCCTCGACAGATCACTGAGCGAACTCCAGATCGCGAGCCCGATGCCCCGCGCCTCCCTGGTGGCGGTGATGCGGGAGGTGGTGCGCCGCAACCGGGTGCGCGACGGCATGATCTACATTCAGGTCAGCCGCGGCGTCGCTCCGCGCGATCACCTGTTCCCGCCGCAGGGAACCCCGCCCGCACTCGTGATCACGGCGCGGTCGTCTTCGCCTGCGAAAGCGGCAAAGACCGCCGAAGCGGGCGTCAACGTCATCACGCTTCCCGACAATCGCTGGGAGCGCGTCGACATCAAGTCCGTATCGCTGCTGCCCAATGTTCTGGCAAAGGAAGCCGCTCGCAAGGCGGGTGCGAAGGAAGCCTGGTTCGTCGATTCCGACGGCTACGTCACCGAGGGGTCGTCCACCAACGCCTGGATCGTCACGGCCGAGGGGGCCCTTGTCACGCGGCCGGCCGAGCACGGGATCCTGCGCGGCATCACCCGGACGGCGGTGCTCGACCTGGCACGCCGGGAAGGCATCACCGTGGAAGAGAGGCCGTTCACCGTCGAGGAAGCCTACCGGGCACGCGAGGCGTTCATTACCGCCGCGACGACCCTTGTCATGCCGGTTGTCCGGATCGACGATCACGCGATCGGAAACGGCAAGCCCGGGTCGATCGCCACCGAGCTGCGTCAGCGCTTCCACGAGGTGGTGGAGACCATGCCCGTTTGA